The Rickettsiales bacterium region GACACGACCACGAGACACTTGTAATAGTTGATTACGCGTTAACACCAACTCGGAAACCAACGTCATCAAATCTTCTAATACATTGACGTTTACACGCAGGCTTTGCACCGGTACGGGAGGTTTCTTCGCAGGAGCCTTCTTCGCTAGCGCTATTTCCTTTTTAGCAACAACCGTTGCAGCTATTTTCTGCTCTGCGGCTTCTCTCTCAGCTTCTGCCGCTTCTAGGGCTGCAATCTCAGCCTCGATCTGATCGTAAACATCTTGCCCGATCGTACCGTCATCTTCTCTTTCTGCTTCTAGCGCAACTTCCGCAGCCGCTTCTGCCGCTTCTGCCGCTTCTAACGCCGCAATTTCAGCTTCGATCTGATCGTAAACATCTTGTCCGACCGTACCGTCTTCTTCGGTCGCTGGCTCTTCGCTCGCAGACGGAGCACCTGTCGTCGGAGCGACACCAATAACATTGGCATTTAATTCATCAATAAGCGCGGAATAATCCGCATCAGGTTCTTCCCCGGTTCCTGCGACACTGTCGAGAATATCGCGCACGACATCAATCGATTTAAAAATAACATCGACTTGTGCTTTTGTGGGCACAACATCATCTTCGCGCAAACCATCCATAATATTTTCAGCCGCATGCGCGACTTTTTCAAGCTTAGAAAGACTCAAAAACCCTGAGGTTCCTTTCGCCGTATGCATCAACCTAAAGATGTTATTGATGATTGTTTTATCACCCGTACCTTTTTCCAGATCCACTAATTGCGTATCAATGATCGCAAGACTCTCCTGCGTTTCATCGATAAATTCCTGAATCAAGTCATCCATTGTACTTTTCCCTTAATAAAGGCGCTGTCGTTTGTAGATTGTTAACCTTTATCATCTATGCCTTAGATAAGAGATTTAATCATCATCAGGTTAATATTCCGTTAGCCTGACAAACAAAAAGCGCCCCACTCGCGTGAAAGGAGCAACATATGGCATTCAGCAAGAATATGCACATTCTGGTTGTAGACGACTATAAGACAGTCATCCGTATTATTAAGAATTTATTGGGCCAGATCGGCTTCACTAACCTGCATGAAGCCATGGATGGAACTCAGGCTCTTGAAATCCTCAACACTCAAAAAATTGATTTTGTGATTTCAGATTGGAATATGGAACCTATGTCTGGCTACGAACTTCTCAAAAAAATTCGCAACTCCGATAAATATTATAAAGATATCCCCTTCATGATGGTCACGGCTGAAACCAAAGCCGAAAATGTGGTGATGGCGAAAAAGGCCGGCGTAAATAACTATATTATTAAGCCATTCAATCTTGAAACCATGAAATTAAAAATTGGCGCGGTTTTCAACGTACAACTTTAGGAGATCTCCATGAGCATCGAAAAGTCTAAAGAGTATCAAGAGCTACAAGCGGCGCTAGCGAGCGTCGGCAGCTTTATTAAATCCGGGCGCAGGAATCTCGCCTCAAGCAACCCAAATGAGATTGTTGAAACGCTCATTCCTGACTCAACATTAGAGTTGAATGCCATTATTTCCGCATCGGAAGATGCTAGCAACGAGATTATGGATGCGTGCGACGCCATCGAAAAGGCGGTTGCAGGCTTAGATGAGGTGGCAAAACAAGCCGTGCTTGCCGAAACGGCCAAGATTTTCTCTTCCTGCGGTTTCCAAGACATCACCGGTCAGCGCGCGACGAAGGTAATCTCTTACCTCGCCCAAGTAGAGGAGAAAACACTCGTGCTTATTAAAAGCCTCAAAGGGTTTTTCGATAAAGAAGGCACCCCCGCACAAGAGGATACACCAAAGGGCAAGGTCGACGAAGACCACGAATTGACCGATGAAGAACTAAAGAACGGCCCTCAACTCGAAGGCAAAGGCCTAAGCCAAGCAGAAGTCGATGCCATGCTGAATGATTTTTAATTAACAATAAATACTTGTTAATTGTTTAAATTCACACAATTCTATTGCTTTATTAGCCTAAACTTACTATATCCTGCCTATGAGTGAGAGTAAACAAGAAGGCTATAAACGCGAAAGTCTCGGCTTACGTGGCAATATCGCGAGTGAACTGGATGACACTTCATCGGGTTTTGTATCGGATGAATCCTACGAACTCCTCAAGTTTTTCGGCAGCTATCAAGGCTATGACCGCGATACCGCCACCCCACGTAAGAAGCAAGGACTGGAGAAGGAATGGGAGTTCATGCTCCGCCTCAAAATGCCTGCGGGACGTTTGACGGCGAAGCAATATCTCGCACTCGATAAATATTGTGATGCACGTGCGAATGGTTCGCTCCGCATCACCACGCGTCAGACATTCCAATTCCACCAGATTCTCAAAGGTGATTTAAAACCATTCATCAAAGAGATTAGTGCAGAGCTTCTCTCTACTATGGGTGGCTGCGGCGATGTGGTGCGTAATATCACCGCCTGCCCCGCGCCGATTAAAGACGGATTGCATGAAGAAATGCTAACGCTCGCTCTCCAGCTTGCCAAACATCTCGCTCCACGCACAGATGCTTATTGGGATATGTTTGTCGATGGCCAGAAGCAAAATTATCCGTTTAACCCAGAAACTGATTCAACGACTGAAGATATTTACGGCGACACTTACATGCCGCGTAAGTTTAAAATCTCGGTGATTGATCCGCGTGATAATTGCACGGACGCACTCACTAACGATCTCGCTTTCATTGCCGATATCGAGCGTGAGAAAATCATCGGCTATCACGTTGTGATTGGCGGCGGCATGGGGATGAAGCATAACACTCCCGCCACTTACCCGCGCCTTGCTACGCCGATTACTTACATCGCACCACAAGATGCGCAGGCGATGGCCGAGGCCGTAGTGAAGCTACAACGCGATTATGGTGATCGCGAAAATCGTCAACATGCGCGCCTCAAATATGTCGTAGCGGAAAATGGCAATGACTGGGTTCGCAAGAAATTAGCGGATTATTTCGAGGGTGAGATCTTACCCATACGCCCATTGCCTAAATTATCCATCTGCGATCATATGGGCTGGCATTCTCAAAATGACGGCAACTATTTCCTCGGGATACCGATCCCTTCGGGGCGTATCATTGATATTGAATCCGGCGAATATGCAGGCGCGAAATATCGTACGGGCTTACATGCGGTAATCTCCAAATATCAAATGAATCTGACCCTTACGGCAGATCAAAACATCATCCTGACCGATATCAAAGCCTCCGATAAACTGACGATTG contains the following coding sequences:
- a CDS encoding response regulator; protein product: MAFSKNMHILVVDDYKTVIRIIKNLLGQIGFTNLHEAMDGTQALEILNTQKIDFVISDWNMEPMSGYELLKKIRNSDKYYKDIPFMMVTAETKAENVVMAKKAGVNNYIIKPFNLETMKLKIGAVFNVQL
- a CDS encoding NADPH-dependent assimilatory sulfite reductase hemoprotein subunit — encoded protein: MSESKQEGYKRESLGLRGNIASELDDTSSGFVSDESYELLKFFGSYQGYDRDTATPRKKQGLEKEWEFMLRLKMPAGRLTAKQYLALDKYCDARANGSLRITTRQTFQFHQILKGDLKPFIKEISAELLSTMGGCGDVVRNITACPAPIKDGLHEEMLTLALQLAKHLAPRTDAYWDMFVDGQKQNYPFNPETDSTTEDIYGDTYMPRKFKISVIDPRDNCTDALTNDLAFIADIEREKIIGYHVVIGGGMGMKHNTPATYPRLATPITYIAPQDAQAMAEAVVKLQRDYGDRENRQHARLKYVVAENGNDWVRKKLADYFEGEILPIRPLPKLSICDHMGWHSQNDGNYFLGIPIPSGRIIDIESGEYAGAKYRTGLHAVISKYQMNLTLTADQNIILTDIKASDKLTIEHILRDHGIRLNEDITHIARHFHACVSLPTCGKGLAESERVEIPLVKQLEKLFDKHGLIHEEIAIRIAGCPNGCSRPYGGEIGIVGRMPGKYLLYLGGEYNGTRLGTAAFDKVPLEQITDALDPILARFVVERSEGEKFGDFCHRIGWDDLKAQALPHLTDYKWAA